The nucleotide sequence ATTGatttgtacagttagtgccacgCTACGCTGTTCTTCGCCTTCATtaactgtgtttgacagtagttaccaggcaagaatacacctcatctctcctCAAACCAAGGTAAATtatttttgaaggataagtcgataacaagtgttaattgacagggatctTTGCGTATATCGCctcttatgcccgcctcattaatattttccataataaaggtcaccctcgctatcatataGAAGTGATAAGTTACGTTAATCTTGCGTTACCTTGCTCATCATTGATTAGCTCCAGACCTTTGggattagcaaaatccactgtactccttttaaagtcttctcattgcggaagtattagttcattctcacacttttagtgtacctcgaaTACTCCGTGAATCCAGACCTTCTGTAATTACTGaattgcgctagtttaactccccaagattagacatgtggtttagtcaggttgctgcgtatatctttaggtaattaccattctgtgactagcagttgttattcgtatttaaatactcctctcgctgtctgttagcgatttattataagtacagtaatagcgttgggctgcagttacctaaatttatcattataggttctcggtagtaaatataacctgttacatttgtttacgttaggagcaatgtacgtgtggctactgttaactttattttattaatatgaatactgtttagaatgattaacaGAGTTAATGTGTTCGCGTTTggtcagccattcattgttaggtaggtgggatttgttgtatttacataatTGTTGAgtagtgagtaattaaaccttgttcaaaatgccttttaatctagagagctttgtgggaaaccccaaagaggaattatctacgctcaggtatgctactaaacaggatctgcgtgacctagcagcaaaatgtaacattgtggttgatcctgcttatgtgaaggctagattactgagtaatattttggattatttaattaaccaagagattattgcagatgatgaagaagtacaagcactcagaattgcagcaggagtacttccgcctgttccagtagatacagaagtagagaaaataaggcttcaattgcagttagagaaggtaaagaaggaaacgaccgaacgggagctctatctagaagagaagagagcagaagcaagagagaaggaacgagaagcaagagagaaggaacgagaagcaagagagaaggaacgagaagcaagagagaaggaaaagaaggaaacgaCCGATCGGGAGCTCTacctagaagagaagagagcagaagcaagagagaaggaacgagaagcggagataagacaccagaaaaaactccaggagctttcttTAAGTAACAGAAAGGAAGCCCCACTCCCTGCTACGTTCGAAGTTTTTAAAGCcagtaagcttgtacctgatttcgacgagagagatcccgaggttttcttccagaactttgaacaaatcgcagaaaccttaaaatggcctgtagaattctggtccttgctcatcaggaacaaagtcaagggtaaagctgcatttgttgcttcacaactggtaagtgaaaatgactatacagtgttaaagaaaactatcttaGATGCAtactccattaccatagaagggtacagacaaaatttttgaaattttgttaaaactttcaaccaaacttttgtagaattttgtagtctcaaaaataggcagttgaataagtggttagaaagagcaggtgttgataacttcgaatcatttaagaatttgattcttctagaagaatttttgaggaaagtgcgtactcatatctcaaccttcattcattttaaaggtgaaacactggtaaagaaggcagctagtctcgccgatgattaccacttaatccataaatcacaaaagggtcaaactaacaaatcatctccttccttttccaaatctccccaggtatcctgtacttactgcaagaaagagggccacactattgaaaattgtccacttccccagtgcaaaacttcaaaagcaaaagaaggtaaaaatttCCAGTCAAGGAGCACTtgccatgtgactactccgatggaagggttgcagccgtttgaaggatttatttgtgatgttactgtaaatggtacttcactgaagtgcctcagagactctggttcctctcagtctatattggcagacttaggtTCGAAGAATCTAACTTACACTAGGGAGTTTGTAACCATTTCAGATCtaacctcttccaggactctgcctcttgctgaagtggaaattgttagtccttactttacaggaaaggctaaagtagctgtgttaaagcaagccttgccgtgttctccagtagagctgatcttgggtaatgatctagcagggtcacaggtgaaaactaattttattatttcagatcctgatttcgtaatccaagaagaaagtaagtccatagaatctccaccagctataactcaggttgtgactaggaatacttccagggcaggacacttgaaaagtgagagtaaaactactggaagaactatggaggccttagacttggtgaacgtaggtaagaaagagtttaccgagctacagaaagaggaccccagccttagtgaactttggaaaaaggtgagaattccagatgaaaatccaaaattgccatatttttatgtgaataaaggtattctctgcaggcatttcaggtcgccacagattaattctacccatacttggagggattgccaccaaatagtcattcctcaacctctaagactttccttgttagacctcgctcattctgcagaatcccacttaggggtcaacaagacctacaaaagagtaagtgaagactattattggccaggccttggtaaagatattaagagctatgttgcttcatgtcaccattgtcaggttacaggtcaacctaaccagagaatcccgccagcaccactccagaacgtactagtacccaaaactcctttttacaaactcatcatagattgcgttggtcccttaccaaagactaagagagggaatgaatacatactgactgctatgtgtcccacttcaaggtaccctttggcatttgcaatcaaaaacataaatgcaaagactata is from Palaemon carinicauda isolate YSFRI2023 chromosome 13, ASM3689809v2, whole genome shotgun sequence and encodes:
- the LOC137651867 gene encoding uncharacterized protein is translated as MPFNLESFVGNPKEELSTLRYATKQDLRDLAAKCNIVVDPAYVKARLLSNILDYLINQEIIADDEEVQALRIAAGVLPPVPVDTEVEKIRLQLQLEKVKKETTERELYLEEKRAEAREKEREAREKEREAREKEREAREKEKKETTDRELYLEEKRAEAREKEREAEIRHQKKLQELSLSNRKEAPLPATFEVFKASKLVPDFDERDPEVFFQNFEQIAETLKWPVEFWSLLIRNKVKGKAAFVASQLVSCTYCKKEGHTIENCPLPQCKTSKAKEGKNFQSRSTCHVTTPMEGLQPFEGFICDVTVNGTSLKCLRDSGSSQSILADLGSKNLTYTREFVTISDLTSSRTLPLAEVEIVSPYFTGKAKVAVLKQALPCSPVELILGNDLAGSQVKTNFIISDPDFVIQEESKSIESPPAITQVVTRNTSRAGHLKSESKTTGRTMEALDLVNVGKKEFTELQKEDPSLSELWKKVRIPDENPKLPYFYVNKGILCRHFRSPQINSTHTWRDCHQIVIPQPLRLSLLDLAHSAESHLGVNKTYKRVSEDYYWPGLGKDIKSYVASCHHCQVTGQPNQRIPPAPLQNVLVPKTPFYKLIIDCVGPLPKTKRGNEYILTAMCPTSRYPLAFAIKNINAKTILLNLRKVFTVLGFPYELHCDQGTNFTSHVFKQTMHTLNIHNVNSSIYHPQTNGALERFHQTLKNLLRKSSSETANHWDEDLDLLMYVFRCTPHDSTGISPFEALFGRRPRTVLGMVKENILHQKPEETTNTLQYIRDLKSKFHQINDLVCSNLLPRNK